Proteins encoded in a region of the Isoalcanivorax pacificus W11-5 genome:
- a CDS encoding DUF748 domain-containing protein, producing MAFSVRSRWQAASRRQRILVILAALYLLYTLLGFFLVSPLLKQQLTNTLQETTGREVRLERVLFNPLTLSLTLDDFGLLDKDGTDFIAFDRFYANFQLSSLFRRSWHFRQIALTRPRTQVTQVGEGQFNFDDLLALATTPEETAAPDAPPDSDTPDSAPLPALSVSELLLEEGDFRFVDRTGETPRQMVLAPVSFRVADFSTRGSGEDDANSYNLLVTGPGGGSFNWTGHFSLNPLIATGELALNGVDLPPFAEFLSDQLRFTVPSGELSIQTAYRLETGDDLRLWLTEGAVQLNALVIHDPAQEIDVVTLPEVTLGNVRLDTATRTLTLGDLSLATPAVRARLLADGVDLATLFTPVQTTPVEEAPAEQDDTPASEPWALILETLHLNAAQLALRDETLPAPGELALAPVTLTLRDLALNDPRRFSLDGEATLAESGQITLGGEGQIAPLDIQLTLAANSLPLPALQPWVQSALRVTVPAGTASADLTVRASGEDDITVAITGGAGVQNLDVREAGDRPLLALKELALTGLDVDTHGQRLRVQQARVNGLDARALIDPQGRGVADRILLPGEGNTEPGAPWHIQLDRLVLADSQSRFTDLSQSPDFSLALTRINGTLTGLDSAARAPANIDLSARVDQYAPLSVKGALNPLAANPSVDLAVTLNGYEMTSLTPFTGRYLGYATRTGQLSVDSSVKLDGSVLDSRIRVKAASFFLGDRVQSEEALSVPIKLGLAVIRDRNELIDLPVQARGDLNDPSVSVHGIILKALTNILVRAATSPFSVLASLAGGENLEHITFPAGSAEPDSDTREQLAALAQVLGDRPTLGLTLAGSAADSDRDALARRRLGTELAGRDWQDLASAQGDRGFQRRTLALYRDRTGNDPDTLLPPLADGAGKPQREAREQALAVAAFDALARQQAASVPADMLQTLASQRAQQAKTLLIDDYGLAGERLRITSAQAGGADGVAGVSLGLSPD from the coding sequence ATGGCCTTCTCCGTCCGTTCACGCTGGCAGGCGGCCAGCCGCCGTCAACGCATTCTGGTGATCCTGGCAGCGCTGTATCTGCTGTACACCCTGCTCGGTTTTTTCCTGGTGTCGCCGCTGCTGAAACAGCAACTGACAAACACCCTGCAGGAGACCACCGGCCGCGAGGTGCGGCTGGAACGCGTGCTGTTCAACCCGCTGACCCTGTCCCTGACGCTGGACGATTTTGGCCTGCTGGATAAGGACGGCACCGACTTCATCGCGTTTGATCGCTTCTACGCCAACTTCCAGTTGTCGTCGCTGTTTCGTCGCAGCTGGCATTTTCGGCAGATCGCACTGACCCGGCCCCGGACGCAGGTCACGCAAGTGGGCGAAGGCCAGTTCAATTTCGATGACCTGCTGGCCCTGGCGACCACACCAGAGGAAACCGCCGCCCCCGACGCACCACCTGACAGCGACACCCCCGACAGCGCCCCCCTGCCGGCGCTGTCGGTGAGCGAACTGCTGCTTGAGGAAGGCGACTTCCGCTTTGTGGACCGGACCGGCGAGACGCCCCGGCAGATGGTGCTGGCCCCGGTCAGTTTCCGCGTCGCGGACTTTTCCACCCGGGGCAGCGGCGAAGACGACGCCAACAGCTATAACCTGCTGGTCACCGGCCCCGGCGGCGGCAGCTTCAACTGGACCGGCCACTTCAGCCTGAACCCGCTGATCGCCACGGGCGAACTGGCCCTCAATGGCGTCGACCTGCCGCCATTCGCGGAATTTCTCAGCGACCAGCTGCGTTTCACGGTGCCCTCCGGCGAATTGTCCATCCAGACCGCCTACCGCCTGGAAACCGGCGACGACCTGCGCCTGTGGCTTACCGAAGGTGCCGTGCAACTGAACGCACTGGTGATCCATGACCCGGCCCAGGAGATCGACGTGGTCACGCTGCCCGAAGTGACGCTTGGCAACGTACGCCTGGACACCGCCACCCGCACCCTGACACTCGGCGACCTGAGCCTTGCGACCCCGGCCGTTCGCGCCCGCCTGCTGGCGGATGGCGTGGACCTGGCGACCCTGTTCACACCGGTCCAGACCACGCCCGTGGAAGAGGCCCCCGCAGAGCAGGACGACACCCCTGCCAGCGAGCCCTGGGCGCTGATCCTGGAAACCCTGCACCTCAACGCCGCACAACTGGCGCTGCGCGACGAAACCCTGCCCGCCCCTGGTGAGCTGGCGCTTGCCCCGGTCACGCTGACCCTCAGGGACCTGGCCCTGAACGACCCGCGCCGTTTCAGCCTCGACGGCGAAGCCACCCTCGCCGAAAGCGGCCAGATCACCCTCGGCGGCGAGGGCCAGATCGCGCCGCTGGATATTCAACTGACCCTGGCCGCAAACAGCCTGCCACTGCCGGCCCTGCAACCCTGGGTGCAGAGCGCCCTGCGCGTCACGGTTCCGGCCGGCACCGCCTCGGCGGACCTGACGGTCCGCGCCAGTGGCGAGGACGACATCACGGTGGCCATCACCGGCGGTGCCGGGGTGCAGAATCTGGACGTGCGCGAGGCGGGCGACCGCCCGTTGCTGGCCCTGAAAGAACTCGCCCTCACCGGCCTGGACGTGGACACCCATGGCCAGCGCCTGCGTGTGCAGCAGGCCCGCGTCAACGGCCTCGACGCCCGCGCCCTGATCGACCCGCAGGGTCGTGGCGTGGCCGACCGCATCCTGCTGCCCGGTGAAGGCAACACCGAACCCGGTGCCCCCTGGCATATTCAGCTGGACAGGCTGGTACTGGCCGACAGCCAGAGCCGTTTCACGGACCTGTCGCAAAGCCCGGATTTCAGCCTCGCGCTGACACGCATCAACGGCACGCTGACCGGGCTGGATTCCGCCGCCCGCGCGCCCGCCAACATCGACCTGTCCGCGCGCGTGGACCAGTACGCGCCCCTGTCGGTGAAAGGCGCACTCAACCCACTGGCCGCCAACCCGAGCGTGGACCTGGCCGTCACCCTGAACGGCTACGAAATGACCAGCCTCACACCGTTCACCGGCCGCTACCTCGGCTACGCCACCCGCACCGGGCAACTGTCCGTGGACAGCAGCGTGAAGCTCGACGGCTCGGTGCTCGACAGCCGCATCCGCGTCAAGGCGGCCAGCTTCTTCCTCGGCGACCGGGTGCAAAGTGAAGAGGCCCTGAGCGTACCGATCAAACTTGGCCTGGCGGTGATCCGCGACCGCAACGAACTGATCGACCTGCCGGTGCAGGCACGGGGCGACCTCAACGACCCGTCGGTGAGCGTGCACGGCATCATCCTCAAGGCCCTGACCAACATCCTGGTGCGCGCCGCCACCTCCCCGTTCTCGGTGCTGGCGAGCCTGGCCGGTGGCGAAAACCTGGAACACATCACCTTCCCCGCCGGCAGCGCCGAACCGGACAGCGACACCCGCGAGCAACTGGCCGCACTGGCGCAGGTGCTCGGCGACCGGCCCACGCTGGGCCTGACCCTCGCCGGCAGCGCCGCCGACAGCGACCGCGACGCCCTGGCCCGGCGCCGGCTCGGCACCGAGCTGGCCGGCCGCGACTGGCAGGATCTGGCCAGTGCCCAGGGCGACCGGGGCTTCCAGCGCCGTACCCTGGCGCTGTACCGGGACCGTACCGGCAATGACCCTGATACCCTGCTGCCACCACTGGCCGACGGCGCCGGCAAGCCGCAGCGCGAGGCCCGCGAGCAGGCGCTGGCTGTGGCCGCCTTTGACGCGCTGGCCCGGCAACAGGCTGCCAGCGTCCCGGCCGACATGCTGCAAACCCTGGCCAGCCAGCGCGCCCAGCAGGCCAAGACGCTACTGATTGACGACTACGGTCTTGCCGGTGAACGCCTGCGCATCACCAGCGCCCAGGCAGGTGGCGCCGACGGCGTGGCCGGCGTTAGTCTCGGATTGTCGCCGGACTGA
- the lysA gene encoding diaminopimelate decarboxylase — MDPFQYRDGQLYAEELPLSDLAERFGTPLYVYSRAMLETQYRAFDDAFGGHPHQVCYAVKANANLAVLNVLARLGAGFDIVSGGELERVLRAGGDPSRIVFSGVGKTADEMEAALKAGIHCFNVESAAELELLNLVAGEQSMVAPISIRVNPDVDAQTHPYISTGLKDNKFGVDINDAPALYQRAADLPHIEILGVDCHIGSQLTSLGPFEDALGRVMALVDKLTLQGIAIRHLDLGGGLGVRYREEQPPTPAEYVATLLKYVPGDLPVHIEPGRSIVANAGVFLTRVLYLKPTAHKNFAIVDGAMNDLIRPSLYSAWQDIVPLIPHDADCRHWDIVGPVCETGDFLGKDRALALETGDLLAVRSAGAYGFAMASNYNSRNRPAEIMVDGDQAFIVRQRETIEDQLQQESLLP, encoded by the coding sequence ATGGACCCATTTCAGTACCGCGACGGCCAGCTCTACGCCGAGGAACTGCCCCTGAGTGACCTGGCGGAACGGTTCGGCACGCCCCTGTATGTGTATTCCCGTGCCATGCTGGAGACCCAGTACCGCGCCTTCGATGACGCCTTCGGCGGGCACCCCCATCAGGTCTGCTACGCCGTCAAGGCCAACGCCAACCTGGCCGTACTGAATGTGCTCGCCCGCCTGGGGGCCGGCTTCGATATCGTCTCCGGCGGTGAACTGGAGCGCGTGCTGCGCGCCGGCGGCGACCCGTCCAGGATCGTGTTCTCCGGCGTCGGCAAGACCGCCGATGAAATGGAAGCCGCACTGAAAGCCGGCATTCACTGCTTCAATGTGGAATCCGCCGCCGAGTTGGAACTGTTGAATCTGGTTGCCGGCGAGCAGTCGATGGTGGCGCCGATCTCGATCCGGGTGAACCCGGATGTGGACGCGCAGACCCACCCCTACATTTCCACCGGCCTGAAAGACAACAAGTTCGGCGTCGACATCAACGACGCGCCGGCGCTGTACCAGCGTGCCGCCGACCTGCCGCACATCGAGATTCTCGGTGTGGACTGCCATATCGGCAGCCAGCTCACCAGCCTCGGCCCGTTCGAGGACGCGCTCGGCCGCGTGATGGCGCTGGTGGACAAACTCACGCTGCAGGGCATCGCGATCCGTCATCTGGATCTCGGTGGCGGCCTGGGCGTGCGCTACCGCGAAGAGCAGCCACCCACCCCGGCAGAGTATGTCGCCACGCTGCTCAAATACGTGCCCGGCGACCTGCCGGTGCATATCGAGCCGGGCCGCTCCATCGTTGCCAACGCCGGGGTTTTCCTGACCCGCGTGCTGTACCTCAAACCCACCGCGCACAAGAACTTCGCCATCGTCGACGGCGCCATGAACGACCTGATCCGGCCGAGCCTGTATTCCGCCTGGCAGGACATCGTGCCGCTGATCCCGCATGACGCCGACTGCCGCCACTGGGACATCGTCGGCCCGGTGTGCGAAACCGGCGACTTCCTCGGGAAAGACCGCGCCCTGGCGCTGGAAACCGGCGACCTGCTGGCCGTGCGCTCCGCCGGCGCCTATGGCTTCGCCATGGCCAGCAACTACAACAGCCGCAACCGGCCGGCGGAGATCATGGTCGATGGTGACCAGGCCTTCATCGTCCGCCAGCGCGAGACCATCGAAGACCAGTTGCAGCAGGAATCCCTGCTGCCCTGA
- the lptM gene encoding LPS translocon maturation chaperone LptM encodes MKTLLIIGLLCSSLLALNGCGQRGSLYFAEPETPAGQPPATAQDDAGDDRTDNGDDD; translated from the coding sequence TTGAAAACGCTGCTGATCATCGGCCTGCTGTGCAGCAGTCTGCTGGCCCTCAACGGCTGCGGGCAGCGCGGTTCGCTGTATTTTGCCGAGCCGGAAACCCCGGCCGGGCAGCCGCCAGCCACCGCCCAGGACGATGCCGGGGATGACCGTACCGACAACGGCGACGACGACTAA
- the rnk gene encoding nucleoside diphosphate kinase regulator encodes MNQPPITVSRVDVQRIEALLAQAAENDVVDALEQELLRATLVAPAEVPPQVVTMNSRVRCREEVSGREYTLTLVYPQEAGPGKVSVLAPIGAALLGLSVGQSIDWPGPGGKPLRVSILAIEYQPEAAGDYHL; translated from the coding sequence ATGAATCAGCCCCCGATTACCGTTTCCCGTGTCGATGTGCAGCGCATTGAAGCCCTGCTGGCGCAGGCCGCCGAGAATGATGTGGTGGATGCCCTGGAACAGGAGTTGCTGCGCGCCACACTGGTGGCGCCGGCGGAGGTGCCGCCGCAGGTGGTGACGATGAACTCGCGCGTCCGTTGCCGGGAAGAAGTCAGCGGCCGGGAATACACCCTGACGCTGGTCTATCCGCAGGAAGCCGGCCCCGGCAAGGTGTCGGTGCTGGCACCGATTGGCGCGGCTCTGCTGGGCCTGTCCGTGGGCCAGTCGATCGACTGGCCGGGGCCGGGCGGCAAGCCGCTGCGGGTCTCGATCCTGGCGATCGAATACCAGCCGGAAGCCGCCGGCGATTACCACCTGTAA
- a CDS encoding TetR/AcrR family transcriptional regulator: MTTWLLWPPGLLSSRYLSNSHISGILPLLASAAMSMLRKKPRQQRSRATYDAILEAAAQLFGQLGYQATTTNKVAEKAGVSIGSLYQYFPHKEALILALSEQHMEQSGSVLGAVFQRLDRERPGVEQTLTLLIDTTVALHRHNPAMHRLLFEQTPRSAELMARFRRLESMMAAAVAAQLLRLGIGGPHPQARALLLVQAIEAQVHGAVLAPPDNLTTDELIGEIKRLWRAALGC; encoded by the coding sequence ATGACGACATGGCTCCTCTGGCCACCGGGGTTGCTTTCCAGCCGATACCTGAGCAACTCTCACATTTCCGGCATCCTGCCGCTACTCGCATCCGCCGCCATGAGCATGCTCCGCAAAAAGCCCCGCCAGCAGCGCTCCCGCGCCACTTACGACGCCATTCTGGAGGCAGCAGCTCAGCTTTTCGGGCAACTCGGCTATCAGGCCACCACCACCAACAAGGTGGCCGAGAAAGCCGGCGTCTCAATCGGATCGCTGTACCAGTATTTTCCCCACAAAGAGGCGCTGATCCTGGCCCTGAGCGAGCAGCACATGGAGCAAAGCGGCTCTGTCCTCGGCGCTGTTTTCCAGCGCCTGGACCGGGAACGGCCCGGCGTGGAGCAGACACTCACCCTGTTGATCGACACGACCGTGGCGCTGCACCGGCACAACCCCGCCATGCACCGGCTGCTGTTCGAGCAGACACCGCGTTCCGCCGAGCTGATGGCACGCTTCCGGCGACTGGAATCCATGATGGCTGCCGCTGTCGCGGCGCAACTGCTGCGCCTCGGCATCGGCGGACCGCACCCGCAGGCGCGCGCCCTGCTGCTGGTGCAGGCCATAGAAGCGCAGGTGCACGGCGCCGTGCTGGCGCCGCCGGACAACCTCACCACGGATGAACTGATCGGGGAAATAAAGCGGTTATGGCGGGCAGCTCTGGGCTGTTGA
- the argH gene encoding argininosuccinate lyase, whose product MSDKQNKLWGGRFSESTDEFVQAFTASVNFDQRMYDQDIRGSIAHATMLAEARVLSNDERDAIINGLNEIHAEIEAGEFQWSVALEDVHMNIEARLTDRIGITGKKLHTGRSRNDQVATDIRLWLRDHIDLIDGELTRLMQGLLGLAEREAATIMPGFTHLQTAQPVTFGHHLLAWFEMLRRDRERLADCRKRVNRMPLGSAALAGTTYPINRERTRELLGFDEVCHNSLDAVSDRDFAIEFCALAALSMTHLSRMSEELVLWTSAQFNFINLPDRFCTGSSIMPQKKNPDVPELVRGKTGRVNGHLISLLTLMKSQPLAYNKDNQEDKEPLFDAVDTLLGSLRAFADMVPALEPNREVMREAARRGFATATDLADYLVRKGIAFRDAHEIVGKAVAFGVAQKKDLSDMSISELRQFSDQIDEDVFEVLTLEGSVSARNHIGGTAPEQVRAAVARAREALSH is encoded by the coding sequence ATGAGTGACAAGCAAAACAAGCTCTGGGGCGGCCGCTTCAGTGAATCCACCGATGAGTTCGTGCAGGCGTTCACCGCCAGCGTCAATTTTGACCAGCGCATGTATGACCAGGACATCCGTGGCTCCATTGCCCACGCCACCATGCTGGCCGAGGCCCGGGTACTGAGCAACGACGAACGCGATGCGATCATCAACGGCCTGAACGAGATCCACGCCGAGATCGAGGCCGGCGAGTTCCAGTGGTCCGTGGCGCTGGAAGACGTGCACATGAACATCGAGGCCCGCCTGACCGACCGCATCGGCATCACCGGCAAGAAACTGCACACCGGCCGCAGCCGCAACGACCAGGTGGCCACCGACATCCGCCTGTGGCTGCGTGACCACATCGACCTGATCGACGGCGAGCTCACCCGCCTGATGCAGGGCCTGCTGGGCCTGGCCGAGCGCGAAGCCGCCACCATCATGCCCGGCTTCACCCACCTGCAAACCGCCCAGCCGGTCACCTTCGGCCATCATCTGCTGGCCTGGTTCGAGATGCTGCGCCGCGACCGCGAGCGCCTGGCCGACTGCCGCAAGCGCGTGAACCGCATGCCGCTCGGCTCGGCCGCCCTGGCCGGCACCACCTACCCGATCAACCGCGAGCGCACCCGCGAGCTGCTCGGCTTCGACGAGGTCTGCCACAACTCGCTGGACGCCGTCAGCGACCGCGACTTCGCGATTGAATTCTGCGCCCTGGCCGCGCTGTCGATGACGCACCTGTCGCGCATGAGCGAGGAGCTGGTGCTCTGGACCAGCGCCCAGTTCAACTTCATCAACCTGCCGGACCGTTTCTGCACCGGCAGTTCGATCATGCCGCAGAAGAAAAACCCGGACGTGCCCGAGCTGGTGCGCGGCAAGACCGGCCGCGTCAACGGCCACCTGATCAGCCTGCTGACACTGATGAAAAGCCAGCCGCTGGCCTACAACAAGGACAACCAGGAAGACAAGGAACCGCTGTTCGACGCCGTCGATACGCTGCTCGGCTCCCTGCGCGCCTTTGCCGACATGGTGCCGGCGCTGGAACCGAACCGCGAAGTGATGCGCGAGGCCGCCCGGCGCGGGTTCGCCACCGCCACCGACCTGGCCGATTATCTGGTGCGCAAGGGGATTGCCTTCCGCGATGCCCACGAGATCGTCGGCAAGGCCGTGGCGTTCGGCGTGGCACAGAAGAAAGACCTCAGTGACATGAGCATCAGCGAACTGCGCCAGTTCAGCGACCAGATCGACGAGGACGTGTTCGAGGTGCTGACGCTGGAAGGCTCGGTGAGCGCCCGCAACCACATCGGCGGCACGGCACCGGAGCAGGTGCGCGCAGCGGTGGCGCGGGCACGGGAAGCGCTGTCGCACTGA